From Nycticebus coucang isolate mNycCou1 chromosome 6, mNycCou1.pri, whole genome shotgun sequence, the proteins below share one genomic window:
- the RIPK3 gene encoding receptor-interacting serine/threonine-protein kinase 3 isoform X2, which yields MSRKSWASGDSAPLMSHLDLKNPELIGKGGFGVVFRAQHVKWNMDVAVKIVNSEEISKEVKTMGSLRNPHVLLLLGVTKNLEWDYVSGPGLVTLFMENGSLAGLLQPQCPRAWPLLYRLLREVVLGMCYLHSLTPPLLHRDLKPSNVLLDQELHAKLADFGLSTFQGNSQSGSGSGEPGGTLAYLAPELFASVNQKTSTASDVYSFGILTWAVLAGREVELPSQTALVCVALCEMQHRPSLDELPQSGPETPGLEELKKLMQQCWSNKPEDRPPFEDCQPITDGAFRQLEGKIDAAVTMVRKFLAEHRSSNRLSAPESSRGGTEMDGLSGNTEILCSSDSSVVSKLTKLSLEETSSSVPKKCTSLTERSRAQAEQAQHANMARTHSDSMAQPPQTPEIAPFRNQMPSPSLAGALGPGPQRNQGAERNDRNWSQAQRPNPIPGPLSVNICNSVGVQIGNNSYLNISQRPTLSTQHQAPLDVGTGWQHPPPGASEESSKEPEA from the exons ATGTCTCGCAAGTCCTG GGCCAGTGGTGACTCCGCTCCCCTGATGTCCCACCTGGATTTGAAGAACCCTGAGCTGATTGGCAAAGGCGGGTTCGGCGTGGTGTTCCGAGCGCAACACGTGAAGTGGAATATGGATGTGGCAGTCAAGATCGTGAACTC GGAGGAGATATCCAAAGAGGTGAAGACCATGGGGAGTCTGCGTAACCCGCACGTGCTGCTCCTCCTAGGGGTCACCAAGAACCTAGAGTGGGACTACGTGTCGGGCCCGGGTCTGGTGACTCTATTCATGGAAAACGGTTCCCTGGCGGGGCTGCTACAACCCCAGTGCCCTCGAGCCTGGCCGCTCCTCTACCGCCTTCTGCGGGAAGTGGTGCTCGGGATGTGTTACCTGCACAGCCTTACCCCACCGCTCCTGCACCGGGACCTCAAGCCCTCCAACGTCCTGCTGGACCAAGAGCTGCATGCCAAG cTGGCAGATTTTGGTCTATCTACATTTCAGGGAAATTCACAGTCAGGGTCAGGGTCTGGGGAGCCAGGGGGCACCCTAGCCTACTTGGCCCCAGAACTGTTTGCTAGTGTAAACCAGAAGACCTCCACGGCCAGTGATGTCTACAG CTTTGGGATCCTAACGTGGGCAGTGCTAGCCGGAAGAGAAGTTGAGT TGCCAAGCCAGACAGCACTGGTGTGTGTAGCACTGTGTGAAATGCAGCACCGGCCTTCCTTGGATGAGCTGCCCCAATCTGGGCCTGAAACACCCGGCTTGGAAGAACTGAAGAAGTTAATGCAGCAATGCTGGAGCAATAAGCCTGAGGACAGGCCCCCCTTCGAGG ATTGCCAACCAATAACCGATGGAGCCTTCCGTCAATTGGAGGGTAAGATAGATGCTGCAGTCACCATG GTAAGGAAGTTTCTGGCTGAGCACAGGAGCAGCAACAGATTGTCTGCTCCAGAGTCGAGCCgaggaggaacagaaatggaCGGCCTTTCGGGAAACACAGAAATCCTGTGCTCTAGTGACAGTTCTGTGGTTTCTAAGCTGACGAAACTGAGTCTGGAGGAGACCTCCAGCTCTGTTCCTAAAAAGTGCACAAGCCTTACTGAGAGAAGCAGGGCACAGGCGGAGCAGGCTCAGCATGCTAATATGGCAAGAACACATTCAGATTCAATGGCTCAACCTCCTCAAACTCCAGAGATTGCACCTTTCAGAAACCAGATGCCCAGCCCCTCCTTGGCTGGAGCCCTAGGTCCTGGACCCCAAAGGAATCAG GGAGCTGAGAGAAATGACAGGAACTGGTCCCAGGCCCAGAGACCAAACCCAATACCAG GGCCACTATCTGTTAACATATGCAACAGCGTCGGGGTTCAAATTGGAAACAACAGCTACTTGAATATATCACAGAGACCTACCTTGTCCACACAGCACCAAGCACCTTTGGATGTGGGTACGGGCTGGCAGCACCCCCCACCAGGAGCTTCAGAAGAGAGCTCCAAAGAACCTGAAGCCTAG
- the RIPK3 gene encoding receptor-interacting serine/threonine-protein kinase 3 isoform X1, with protein sequence MTRQWARSLCRASGDSAPLMSHLDLKNPELIGKGGFGVVFRAQHVKWNMDVAVKIVNSEEISKEVKTMGSLRNPHVLLLLGVTKNLEWDYVSGPGLVTLFMENGSLAGLLQPQCPRAWPLLYRLLREVVLGMCYLHSLTPPLLHRDLKPSNVLLDQELHAKLADFGLSTFQGNSQSGSGSGEPGGTLAYLAPELFASVNQKTSTASDVYSFGILTWAVLAGREVELPSQTALVCVALCEMQHRPSLDELPQSGPETPGLEELKKLMQQCWSNKPEDRPPFEDCQPITDGAFRQLEGKIDAAVTMVRKFLAEHRSSNRLSAPESSRGGTEMDGLSGNTEILCSSDSSVVSKLTKLSLEETSSSVPKKCTSLTERSRAQAEQAQHANMARTHSDSMAQPPQTPEIAPFRNQMPSPSLAGALGPGPQRNQGAERNDRNWSQAQRPNPIPGPLSVNICNSVGVQIGNNSYLNISQRPTLSTQHQAPLDVGTGWQHPPPGASEESSKEPEA encoded by the exons ATGACCAGACAGTGGGCGAGATCCCTCTGCAGGGCCAGTGGTGACTCCGCTCCCCTGATGTCCCACCTGGATTTGAAGAACCCTGAGCTGATTGGCAAAGGCGGGTTCGGCGTGGTGTTCCGAGCGCAACACGTGAAGTGGAATATGGATGTGGCAGTCAAGATCGTGAACTC GGAGGAGATATCCAAAGAGGTGAAGACCATGGGGAGTCTGCGTAACCCGCACGTGCTGCTCCTCCTAGGGGTCACCAAGAACCTAGAGTGGGACTACGTGTCGGGCCCGGGTCTGGTGACTCTATTCATGGAAAACGGTTCCCTGGCGGGGCTGCTACAACCCCAGTGCCCTCGAGCCTGGCCGCTCCTCTACCGCCTTCTGCGGGAAGTGGTGCTCGGGATGTGTTACCTGCACAGCCTTACCCCACCGCTCCTGCACCGGGACCTCAAGCCCTCCAACGTCCTGCTGGACCAAGAGCTGCATGCCAAG cTGGCAGATTTTGGTCTATCTACATTTCAGGGAAATTCACAGTCAGGGTCAGGGTCTGGGGAGCCAGGGGGCACCCTAGCCTACTTGGCCCCAGAACTGTTTGCTAGTGTAAACCAGAAGACCTCCACGGCCAGTGATGTCTACAG CTTTGGGATCCTAACGTGGGCAGTGCTAGCCGGAAGAGAAGTTGAGT TGCCAAGCCAGACAGCACTGGTGTGTGTAGCACTGTGTGAAATGCAGCACCGGCCTTCCTTGGATGAGCTGCCCCAATCTGGGCCTGAAACACCCGGCTTGGAAGAACTGAAGAAGTTAATGCAGCAATGCTGGAGCAATAAGCCTGAGGACAGGCCCCCCTTCGAGG ATTGCCAACCAATAACCGATGGAGCCTTCCGTCAATTGGAGGGTAAGATAGATGCTGCAGTCACCATG GTAAGGAAGTTTCTGGCTGAGCACAGGAGCAGCAACAGATTGTCTGCTCCAGAGTCGAGCCgaggaggaacagaaatggaCGGCCTTTCGGGAAACACAGAAATCCTGTGCTCTAGTGACAGTTCTGTGGTTTCTAAGCTGACGAAACTGAGTCTGGAGGAGACCTCCAGCTCTGTTCCTAAAAAGTGCACAAGCCTTACTGAGAGAAGCAGGGCACAGGCGGAGCAGGCTCAGCATGCTAATATGGCAAGAACACATTCAGATTCAATGGCTCAACCTCCTCAAACTCCAGAGATTGCACCTTTCAGAAACCAGATGCCCAGCCCCTCCTTGGCTGGAGCCCTAGGTCCTGGACCCCAAAGGAATCAG GGAGCTGAGAGAAATGACAGGAACTGGTCCCAGGCCCAGAGACCAAACCCAATACCAG GGCCACTATCTGTTAACATATGCAACAGCGTCGGGGTTCAAATTGGAAACAACAGCTACTTGAATATATCACAGAGACCTACCTTGTCCACACAGCACCAAGCACCTTTGGATGTGGGTACGGGCTGGCAGCACCCCCCACCAGGAGCTTCAGAAGAGAGCTCCAAAGAACCTGAAGCCTAG
- the RIPK3 gene encoding receptor-interacting serine/threonine-protein kinase 3 isoform X3 — MDVAVKIVNSEEISKEVKTMGSLRNPHVLLLLGVTKNLEWDYVSGPGLVTLFMENGSLAGLLQPQCPRAWPLLYRLLREVVLGMCYLHSLTPPLLHRDLKPSNVLLDQELHAKLADFGLSTFQGNSQSGSGSGEPGGTLAYLAPELFASVNQKTSTASDVYSFGILTWAVLAGREVELPSQTALVCVALCEMQHRPSLDELPQSGPETPGLEELKKLMQQCWSNKPEDRPPFEDCQPITDGAFRQLEGKIDAAVTMVRKFLAEHRSSNRLSAPESSRGGTEMDGLSGNTEILCSSDSSVVSKLTKLSLEETSSSVPKKCTSLTERSRAQAEQAQHANMARTHSDSMAQPPQTPEIAPFRNQMPSPSLAGALGPGPQRNQGAERNDRNWSQAQRPNPIPGPLSVNICNSVGVQIGNNSYLNISQRPTLSTQHQAPLDVGTGWQHPPPGASEESSKEPEA; from the exons ATGGATGTGGCAGTCAAGATCGTGAACTC GGAGGAGATATCCAAAGAGGTGAAGACCATGGGGAGTCTGCGTAACCCGCACGTGCTGCTCCTCCTAGGGGTCACCAAGAACCTAGAGTGGGACTACGTGTCGGGCCCGGGTCTGGTGACTCTATTCATGGAAAACGGTTCCCTGGCGGGGCTGCTACAACCCCAGTGCCCTCGAGCCTGGCCGCTCCTCTACCGCCTTCTGCGGGAAGTGGTGCTCGGGATGTGTTACCTGCACAGCCTTACCCCACCGCTCCTGCACCGGGACCTCAAGCCCTCCAACGTCCTGCTGGACCAAGAGCTGCATGCCAAG cTGGCAGATTTTGGTCTATCTACATTTCAGGGAAATTCACAGTCAGGGTCAGGGTCTGGGGAGCCAGGGGGCACCCTAGCCTACTTGGCCCCAGAACTGTTTGCTAGTGTAAACCAGAAGACCTCCACGGCCAGTGATGTCTACAG CTTTGGGATCCTAACGTGGGCAGTGCTAGCCGGAAGAGAAGTTGAGT TGCCAAGCCAGACAGCACTGGTGTGTGTAGCACTGTGTGAAATGCAGCACCGGCCTTCCTTGGATGAGCTGCCCCAATCTGGGCCTGAAACACCCGGCTTGGAAGAACTGAAGAAGTTAATGCAGCAATGCTGGAGCAATAAGCCTGAGGACAGGCCCCCCTTCGAGG ATTGCCAACCAATAACCGATGGAGCCTTCCGTCAATTGGAGGGTAAGATAGATGCTGCAGTCACCATG GTAAGGAAGTTTCTGGCTGAGCACAGGAGCAGCAACAGATTGTCTGCTCCAGAGTCGAGCCgaggaggaacagaaatggaCGGCCTTTCGGGAAACACAGAAATCCTGTGCTCTAGTGACAGTTCTGTGGTTTCTAAGCTGACGAAACTGAGTCTGGAGGAGACCTCCAGCTCTGTTCCTAAAAAGTGCACAAGCCTTACTGAGAGAAGCAGGGCACAGGCGGAGCAGGCTCAGCATGCTAATATGGCAAGAACACATTCAGATTCAATGGCTCAACCTCCTCAAACTCCAGAGATTGCACCTTTCAGAAACCAGATGCCCAGCCCCTCCTTGGCTGGAGCCCTAGGTCCTGGACCCCAAAGGAATCAG GGAGCTGAGAGAAATGACAGGAACTGGTCCCAGGCCCAGAGACCAAACCCAATACCAG GGCCACTATCTGTTAACATATGCAACAGCGTCGGGGTTCAAATTGGAAACAACAGCTACTTGAATATATCACAGAGACCTACCTTGTCCACACAGCACCAAGCACCTTTGGATGTGGGTACGGGCTGGCAGCACCCCCCACCAGGAGCTTCAGAAGAGAGCTCCAAAGAACCTGAAGCCTAG
- the ADCY4 gene encoding adenylate cyclase type 4, with product MARLFSPRPPPSEDLFYETYYSLSQQYPLLLLLLVIVLCALVALLVVAWASGRGLAADPSFLTTVICALGAFSLLLGLASREQRLQRWTRPLSGLVWAALLALGHGFLFTGGVVSPWDQVSFFLFVIFTVYAMLPLGMRDAVAAGLASSLSHLLVLGLYLGPQPDLRPALLPQLAANAVLFLCGNVVGAYHKALMECALRATFREALSSLHSRRRLDTEKKHQEHLLLSILPAYLAREMKAEIMARLQAGQGSRPESTNNFHSLYVKRHQGVSVLYADIVGFTRLASECSPKELVLMLNELFGKFDQIAKEHECMRIKILGDCYYCVSGLPLSLPDHAINCVRMGLDMCRAIRKLRAATGVDINMRVGVHSGSVLCGVIGLQKWQYDVWSHDVTLANHMEAGGVPGRVHITGATLALLAGAYAVEDAGMEHRDPYLRELGEPTYLVIDPRAEEEDEKSTAGGLLSSLEGPKLRPSLLMTRYLESWGAAKPFAHLSHVDSPVSTSTPLPEKALASFSPQWSLDRGRSPRGLDDELDTGDAKFFQVIEQLNSQKQWKQSKDFNPLTLYFREKEMEKEYRLSALPAFKYYAVCAFLVFLSNFIIQMLVTNRPPPLAITYSITFLLFFLLLFICFSEHLTRCVRKGPKMLHWLPALSGLVATRPGLRVALGTATILLIFAMAITSLFLLPASPDCPFRSRNVSSMTFNHSWELPGSLPLISVPYSMHCCVLGFLSCSLFLHMSFELKLLLLLLWLAASCALFLHSHAWLSDCLIARLYLGLSDSRPGVLKEPKLMGAISFFIFFFTLLILARQNEYYCRLDFLWKKKLRQEREETETMENLTRLLLENVLPAHVAPQFIGQNRRNEDLYHQSYECVCVLFASVPEFKEFYSESDINHEGLECLRLLNEIIADFDELLSKPKFSGVEKIKTICSTYMAATGLNATSGQDAQQDGERSCSHLGTMVEFAVALGSKLDVINKHSFNNFRLRVGLNHGPVVAGVIGAQKPQYDIWGNTVNVASRMESTGVLGKIQVTEETAQALQSLGYTCYSRGVIKVKGKGQLCTYFLNTDLTRTGPPSATLG from the exons ATGGCTCGCCTCTTCAGCCCCCGGCCGCCCCCCAGCGAAGACCTCTTCTACGAGACCTACTACAGCCTCAGCCAGCAGTATCCGCTGCTGCTACTGTTGCTGGTGATCGTCCTCTGCGCGCTCGTGGCGCTGCTCGTGGTCGCCTGGGCCAGCGGCAGG GGGCTGGCTGCAGACCCCAGCTTCCTGACCACTGTGATCTGTGCGCTGGGTGCCTTCTCCTTACTGCTGGGCCTTGCTTCCCGGGAGCAGCGACTGCAGCGCTGGACACGTCCCCTGTCTGGCCTTGTGTGGGCTGCATTGCTCGCGCTAGGCCATGGATTCCTGTTCACGGGGGGTGTGGTGAGCCCCTGGGATCAG gtgtccttttttctctttgtcatcTTCACCGTGTATGCCATGCTGCCCTTGGGAATGCGGGATGCTGTCGCCGCCGGTCTCGCCTCCTCCCTCTCACACCTGCTGGTCCTCGGGCTGTACCTTGGGCCTCAGCCAGACTTACGGCCTGCACTGCTGCCTCAG CTGGCAGCAAACGCAGTGTTGTTCCTGTGCGGAAACGTGGTGGGGGCGTACCACAAGGCACTGATGGAGTGCGCACTGCGTGCCACCTTCCGAGAGGCCCTCAGCTCCCTGCACTCGCGCCGTCGGCTGGACACTGAGAAGAAGCACCAG GAACACCTACTGCTATCCATCCTTCCTGCCTACCTGGCCCgggagatgaaggcagagatcatGGCACGGCTTCAGGCTGGACAGGGGTCGCGACCGGAAAGCACCAACAACTTCCACAGCCTCTATGTCAAGAGGCACCAGGGAGTAAG TGTGTTGTATGCTGACATCGTGGGCTTCACGCGGCTGGCCAGCGAGTGCTCCCCTAAGGAGCTGGTGCTCATGCTCAATGAGCTCTTTGGCAAGTTCGACCAGATCGCCAAG gAGCATGAATGCATGCGGATCAAGATCCTGGGGGACTGTTACTACTGTGTCTCTGGGCTGCCACTCTCACTGCCAGACCACGCCATCAACTGTGTGCGCATGGGGCTGGACATGTGCCGAGCCATCAG GAAACTGAGGGCAGCCACTGGTGTGGACATCAATATGCGTGTGGGTGTGCACTCAGGCAGTGTGCTCTGCGGAGTTATTGGGCTACAGAAGTGGCAGTATGATGTATGGTCCCATGACGTCACCCTGGCCAACCACATGGAGGCAGGCGGCGTGCCAGG ACGAGTGCATATCACAGGGGCCACCTTGGCCTTACTGGCAGGGGCTTATGCTGTGGAGGATGCAGGCATGGAACACCGAGACCCATACCTTCGGGAGCTAGGGGAGCCAACCTACCTGGTCATCGATCCCCGG GCCGAGGAGGAGGATGAGAAGAGCACTGCAGGAGGGTTGCTGTCTTCTCTTGAGGGCCCCAAGCTGCGCCCATCACTACTGATGACTCGCTACCTGGAGTCCTGGGGTGCAGCCAAACCTTTTGCCCATCTGAGCCATGTAGACAGCCCTGTGTCCACCTCCACCCCTCTCCCG GAGAAGGCCCTGGCTTCCTTCAGCCCCCAGTGGAGCCTGGACCG GGGCCGCAGCCCCCGGGGGCTGGACGATGAGCTAGACACTGGGGATGCCAAGTTCTTCCAGGTCATCGAACAGCTCAACTCTCAGAA acAGTGGAAGCAGTCGAAGGACTTCAACCCACTGACGCTGTACTTCAGAGAGAAGGAGATGGAGAAAgag TATCGACTGTCTGCACTCCCTGCCTTCAAATACTATGCAGTGTGCGCCTTCCTGGTTTTTCTCTCCAACTTCATCATCCAGATGCTGGTAACAAACAG GCCCCCACCTCTGGCCATCACCTACAGCAtcaccttcctcctcttcttcctcctcctcttcatctgcTTTTCAGAGCACCTGACG AGGTGTGTCCGGAAAGGCCCCAAGATGCTACACTGGCTGCCTGCACTATCTGGCCTGGTGGCCACACGACCTGGACTGCGAGTAGCCCTGGGCACTGCCACCATCCTCCTCATCTTTGCCATGGCCATTACCAGCCTG TTCCTCTTACCAGCATCACCGGACTGCCCTTTCCGGTCTCGCAATGTGTCCTCCATGACTTTCAACCACTCCTGGGAGCTCCCTGGGTCCCTGCCTCTCATCAGTGTCCCA TACTCCATGCACTGCTGCGTGCTGGGCTTCCTCTCCTGCTCACTCTTCCTGCACATGAGCTTCGAACTgaagctgctgctgctcctgctctGGCTGGCAGCCTCCTGTGCCCTCTTCCTGCACTCCCACGCCTGGCTGTCTGACTGCCTCATCGCCCGCCTCTATCTGGGCCTCTCGGACTCCAG GCCAGGAGTGCTGAAGGAGCCCAAACTGATGGGAGCTATctccttcttcatcttcttcttcaccCTGCTCATCCTAGCTCGGCAG AATGAGTATTACTGCCGCCTGGACTTTCTGTGGaagaagaagctgaggcaggagcggGAGGAAACAGAGACAATGGAGAACCTGACTCGGCTGCTCCTGGAAAACGTGCTCCCTGCACACGTGGCTCCCCAGTTCATTGGCCAGAATCGGCGCAATGAG GACCTCTACCACCAGTCCTATGAGTGTGTTTGTGTCCTCTTCGCCTCGGTCCCAGAATTCAAGGAGTTTTACTCTGAATCTGACATCAACCATGAGGGGCTAGAGTGTTTGCGGCTGCTCAATGAGATAATTGCCGATTTTGATGAG CTGCTCTCCAAGCCCAAGTTCAGCGGAGTGGAGAAGATCAAAACCATCTGCAGCACTTACATGGCAGCCACAGGCTTAAATGCCACCTCTGGACAGGATGCACAACAG GATGGTGAGCGGAGCTGCAGCCACCTTGGCACCATGGTGGAATTTGCAGTGGCACTAGGGTCTAAGCTGGACGTCATCAACAAGCACTCATTCAACAACTTTCGCCTTCGTGTGG GGTTGAACCACGGACCAGTAGTGGCTGGAGTGATTGGAGCCCAGAAGCCACAATATGATAtttggggcaacacagtgaacgTGGCCAGCCGCATGGAGAGTACAGGAGTCCTTGGCAAGATCCAA GTGACTGAAGAGACAGCCCAAGCCCTGCAGTCTCTGGGCTACACTTGCTATAGCCGGGGTGTCATCAAGGTCAAAGGCAAAGGACAGCTCTGCACCTACTTCCTAAATACAGATTTGACACGAACTGGACCTCCCTCAGCCACCCTGGGCTGA
- the LTB4R gene encoding leukotriene B4 receptor 1: MATNTTSPAASSSLSVKFISLLAITLLSVALAVGLPGNSFVVWSILTRLRKRSVTALLVLNLALADLAVLLTAPFFLHFLAQGTWRFGVAGCCLCHYICGVSMYASVLLITAMSLDRSLAVARPFVSQKLRTKTIARRVLAGIWVMSFLMATPVLRYRRVILASNNRSLVCSLKYTSEDQRAFHLLFEAITGFLLPFLAVVASYSDIGRRLQARRFHRSRRTGRLVALIILAFAAFWLPYHVVNLAKAGRALAGQPAGSGPAGQRLSLARQVLIALAFLSSSVNPVLYACAGGGLLRSAGVGFVAKLLEGTGSEASSTRRGGTLGHTVRVAAAAASPEPEPMEGSELS; encoded by the coding sequence ATGGCTACAAACACTACATCCCCTGCAGCATCCTCCTCACTAAGTGTCAAGTTCATCTCTCTTCTGGCTATCACTCTACTGTCAGTGGCACTGGCTGTGGGGCTTCCTGGCAACAGCTTTGTGGTGTGGAGCATCCTGACAAGGCTGCGGAAGCGTTCTGTCACCGCCTTGCTGGTactgaacctggccctggccgaccTGGCCGTATTGCTCACTGCTCCCTTTTTCCTCCACTTCCTGGCTCAAGGCACCTGGAGGTTTGGAGTGGCTGGCTGCTGCCTGTGTCACTATATCTGCGGAGTTAGCATGTATGCCAGCGTCCTGCTCATCACAGCCATGAGTCTGGACCGCTCGCTGGCGGTGGCCCGCCCCTTTGTGTCTCAGAAGCTTCGCACCAAGACAATTGCCAGGCGGGTGCTGGCAGGTATCTGGGTGATGTCCTTCCTGATGGCCACGCCCGTCCTCAGGTACCGCAGGGTGATCTTGGCATCGAACAACAGGAGCCTGGTGTGCTCTTTGAAGTACACTAGCGAGGACCAAAGGGCCTTCCATCTACTCTTCGAGGCCATCACGGGCTTCCTGCTGCCCTTCCTGGCGGTAGTGGCTAGCTACTCCGACATTGGGCGCCGGCTGCAGGCCCGGCGCTTCCACCGCAGCCGCCGCACCGGCCGCCTGGTGGCGCTCATCATCCTGGCCTTCGCCGCCTTCTGGCTGCCCTACCACGTGGTGAACTTGGCCAAGGCCGGCCGCGCGCTGGCTGGCCAGCCCGCCGGGTCCGGGCCCGCGGGGCAGCGGCTGAGCCTGGCCCGCCAGGTGCTCATTGCGCTTGCCTTCCTGAGCAGCAGCGTGAACCCTGTGCTGTACGCGTGCGCTGGCGGCGGCCTGCTGCGCTCGGCCGGCGTGGGCTTCGTCGCCAAGCTGCTGGAGGGCACAGGGTCGGAGGCATCCAGCACCCGACGCGGAGGCACCCTGGGCCACACTGTGAGAGTTGCGGCTGCTGCCGCTTCTCCAGAGCCCGAACCCATGGAGGGAAGCGAACTGAGCTAG
- the LTB4R2 gene encoding leukotriene B4 receptor 2, with amino-acid sequence MSVCYRPPGNETLLSWKASRATGTAFLLLAALLGLPGNGFVVWSLAGWRPARGRPLAATLVLHLALADGAVLLLTPLFVVFLMGQAWPLGQAGCKAVYYVCALSMYASVLLTVLLSLQRCLAVTRPFLAPRLRNPALARRLLLAVWLAALLLAIPAAVYRHLWRDRVCQLCHPSPTHAAAHLGLETLTAFVIPFGLMLGCYSVTLARLRGARWGSGRHGTRAGRLVSAIVLAFGLLWAPYHAVNLLQAAAALAPPEGALARLGGAGQAARAGTTALAFFSSSVNPVLYVFTAGDLLPRAGPRFLTRLFEGSGEARGGGRSREGTMELRTTPQLKVVGLGRGNGDPGGGIERDSQEWDP; translated from the coding sequence ATGTCGGTCTGCTACCGCCCCCCGGGGAATGAGACGCTGCTGAGCTGGAAGGCCTCACGGGCCACAGGCACGGCCTTCCTCCTGCTGGCGGCGCTGCTGGGGCTGCCGGGCAATGGCTTCGTAGTGTGGAGTTTGGCGGGCTGGCGGCCCGCACGGGGTCGGCCACTGGCGGCCACGCTCGTGCTGCACTTGGCGCTGGCCGATGGCGCGGTGCTGCTGCTCACGCCCCTCTTTGTGGTCTTCCTGATGGGGCAGGCCTGGCCCCTGGGCCAGGCGGGCTGCAAGGCGGTGTACTACGTGTGCGCGCTCAGCATGTACGCCAGCGTGTTGCTCACGGTCCTGCTCAGCCTGCAGCGCTGTCTCGCTGTCACCCGCCCCTTTCTGGCGCCCCGGCTGCGCAACCCGGCCCTGGCCCGCCGCCTCCTGCTGGCCGTCTGGCTGGCTGCGCTATTGCTGGCCATCCCAGCCGCTGTCTACCGCCACCTGTGGAGAGACCGCGTATGCCAGCTGTGCCACCCGTCGCCGACCCACGCCGCCGCCCACCTGGGCCTGGAGACGCTGACTGCCTTCGTGATTCCTTTTGGGCTGATGCTAGGCTGCTACAGTGTGACGCTGGCGCGGCTACGGGGCGCCCGCTGGGGCTCTGGGCGGCACGGGACGCGGGCAGGACGGTTGGTGAGCGCCATCGTGCTCGCCTTCGGCTTGCTCTGGGCCCCCTACCACGCCGTCAACCTTCTGCAGGCGGCAGCCGCTCTCGCCCCACCGGAAGGGGCCTTGGCGAGGCTTGGAGGGGCGGGCCAGGCGGCGCGGGCAGGAACCACGGCCTTGGCCTTCTTTAGTTCCAGCGTCAACCCGGTGCTTTACGTCTTCACTGCGGGGGATCTGCTGCCCCGGGCTGGCCCCCGTTTCCTTACACGGCTTTTTGAGGGCTCCGGGGAGGCCCGAGGGGGCGGTCGTTCTAGGGAGGGAACCATGGAACTCCGAACTACTCCTCAGCTAAAAGTGGTAGGGCTGGGCCGGGGCAATGGAGATCCTGGTGGGGGTATAGAGAGGGACAGTCAGGAATGGGACCCTTAA
- the CIDEB gene encoding cell death activator CIDE-B, with protein sequence MEYLSALKPSDLLRSVSNISSEFGRRVWTSAPPPQRPFRVCDHKRTTRKGLTAATRQELLDKALEILLLSGVLTLVLEEDGTTVESEDFFQLLEDDTCLMVLECGQSWSPTRSGMLSYGLGREKPKHSKDIARITFDVYKQNPRDLFGSLNVKATFYGLYSMSCDFQGLGPKKVLRELLRWISTLLQGLGHMLLGISSTLRHIVEGAEQWQRQGRLHSY encoded by the exons ATGGAGTACCTCTCAGCCCTCAAACCCAGCGACCTGCTCAG GTCAGTATCTAATATAAGCTCCGAGTTTGGACGTAGGGTCTGGACCTCAGCTCCACCACCCCAGCGACCTTTCCGTGTCTGTGATCACAAGCGGACCACCAGGAAAGGTCTGACAGCTGCAACCCGCCAGGAACTGCTAGACAAG GCACTGGAGATCTTGCTGCTGAGTGGAGTGCTAACCCTGGTGCTAGAGGAGGATGGGACTACAGTGGAGAGTGAGGACTTCTTCCAGCTGTTGGAGGATGATACATGCCTGATGGTGCTAGAGTGTGGGCAGAGCTGGAGCCCTACCAGG AGTGGAATGCTGTCCTATGGCCTGGGCCGTGAGAAGCCCAAGCATAGCAAGGACATAGCCCGCATCACCTTTGATGTATACAAGCAAAACCCTCGAGACCTCTTTGGCAGCCTGAACGTCAAAGCCACATTCTACGGGCTATACTCCATGAGTTGTGATTTTCAAGGACTTGGCCCCAAAAAAGTACTCAG GGAGCTCCTTCGCTGGATCTCCACACTGCTGCAAGGCCTGGGCCATATGCTGCTGGGAATTTCTTCCACTCTTCGCCACATAGTGGAGGGAGCTGAGCAGTGGCAGCGGCAGGGTCGCCTCCATTCCTACTGA